In the genome of Betaproteobacteria bacterium, the window TGATCTTCTTCGAGGAATATTTCCTTGTCGCCGTTGACAATCTTCGCGGTACCCGCGATGACGACCCAGTGCTCGGAGCGGTGATGGTGCATCTGCATCGAGAGTTTCTGGCCGGGATTGACCACGATCCGCTTGATCTTGTAGCGATCGCCCTCCTCGAGCACGGTATAGCTGCCCCACGGGCGGGTCACTGTGAGATGCGTCTCGGTAAGGGGCCGATGGGTCTCCCTCACCTTGGCAACCAGGCTCTTGAGATTGGCGGTCTCGCTCAACGGACAGACGAGCGTCGCATCCCGAGTCTGTACCACGGCGACGTCCTCCAGCCCCAGCGTAGCCAGGACCCCGTGGTCGCTCCACAGCAGATTGTTCCGGCTGCCCACGGCAATGACATCGCCATGCCTGACGTTGCCGCTCGCATCCTTGCTGCGTTGCTGGCGGATGGCCTCCCAGCTGCCGAGATCGCTCCAGCCCATCGAAACCGGCACCACCGCCACCCGGTCGGTCTTCTCCAGGATGCCGTAATCGATGGAAACGTCCGGCAGCCCCGCATAGAGCTCCGCCGGCGCATCGCGGTCGCACTCGGCAAGCCGGCCGATGACGGCATGGATTGCGGGCTGCAATTGCGCGAGCAAGTCCACGAACACGTCGGCCCGGAATACGAACATGCCGCCGTTCCAGTAGTAGTTGCCCTCGGCAAGGAAGCGTTTGGCGGTATCGGCGTCGGGCTTCTCCACGAACCGCGCAACCCGGCGTGCCGCATC includes:
- a CDS encoding mannose-1-phosphate guanylyltransferase/mannose-6-phosphate isomerase produces the protein FETAGQLYAVDANLAANVLVEPVGRNTLPAIAWAAAKIARVAPDALIGVFSSDHAVADQDAFLSAWDAAEQAAEEGYIALFGMQPTEPATGYGYIQAGPRLTGRDDHDGSDAARRVARFVEKPDADTAKRFLAEGNYYWNGGMFVFRADVFVDLLAQLQPAIHAVIGRLAECDRDAPAELYAGLPDVSIDYGILEKTDRVAVVPVSMGWSDLGSWEAIRQQRSKDASGNVRHGDVIAVGSRNNLLWSDHGVLATLGLEDVAVVQTRDATLVCPLSETANLKSLVAKVRETHRPLTETHLTVTRPWGSYTVLEEGDRYKIKRIVVNPGQKLSMQMHHHRSEHWVVIAGTAKIVNGDKEIFLEEDQSTYIPKTHRHRLENPGKIPLQIIEIQSGPYLEEDDIVRFGDIYGRS